One window of Cellulomonas shaoxiangyii genomic DNA carries:
- a CDS encoding Rv2175c family DNA-binding protein, with amino-acid sequence MSARTTPDDLVDAWLTVPDVAERLGTDAGRVRRMLQERRIVGVRRGEPPVMSIPEAFLVPGHLANPAAPSRAEDLPEWTVLAALQGTLTVLADTGFADEEAVVWLFSPDEQLGTTPVAALRSGRKTEVRRIAQALL; translated from the coding sequence GTGAGCGCACGCACCACTCCCGACGACCTCGTCGACGCCTGGCTGACCGTCCCCGACGTCGCCGAGCGGCTCGGCACCGACGCCGGCCGCGTCCGGCGCATGCTGCAGGAACGCCGCATCGTGGGCGTCCGCCGCGGCGAGCCGCCGGTCATGAGCATCCCCGAGGCGTTCCTCGTGCCCGGGCACCTCGCGAATCCCGCGGCCCCCAGCCGCGCCGAGGACCTGCCCGAGTGGACCGTCCTGGCCGCGCTCCAGGGCACGCTGACCGTGCTCGCCGACACGGGGTTCGCCGACGAGGAGGCCGTCGTCTGGCTGTTCTCGCCCGACGAGCAGCTCGGCACCACGCCCGTCGCGGCGCTGCGCAGCGGGCGCAAGACCGAGGTCCGCCGCATCGCGCAGGCGCTCCTCTGA
- a CDS encoding polyprenyl synthetase family protein: protein MTDAPPHVDLVDLRAGVDAALAGHVARLRIEVASLSPDAAPLVDAVERMVAGGKRLRAAFCYWSWRAHGGTPGTPQESAVLRVGAALELFQAAALFHDDVMDDSDTRRGLPAAHRVFAGDHTARSLLGDGERFGSAAAILLGDLALVASEREWAEAVGPLPDDVATTARTVFDRMRTEVTVGQFLDVLAQALPWGDDDGDERRALDVLRTKSARYSVEHPIVLGAALAGADESALAGCREVGLPLGEAFQLRDDLLGVFGDPATTGKPAGDDLREGKRTVLVARALRNARAAGDDATVHALTSGLGDRTLSDERVRSLAATITATGAPTEVEQLIDDLTARAFAALDARGWPEPARGQLLALARAAVDRRA from the coding sequence GTGACCGACGCGCCCCCGCACGTGGACCTCGTCGACCTCCGCGCGGGGGTCGACGCGGCCCTGGCCGGTCACGTCGCGCGGCTGCGGATCGAGGTCGCCTCCCTGTCGCCCGACGCCGCGCCCCTCGTCGACGCGGTGGAGCGCATGGTCGCCGGCGGCAAGCGGCTGCGGGCGGCCTTCTGCTACTGGTCGTGGCGGGCGCACGGCGGCACGCCGGGCACGCCGCAGGAGTCGGCCGTCCTGCGCGTCGGCGCGGCCCTCGAGCTCTTCCAGGCAGCCGCCCTCTTCCACGACGACGTCATGGACGACTCCGACACCCGCCGCGGCCTGCCCGCGGCCCACCGGGTGTTCGCCGGCGACCACACCGCGCGCAGCCTGCTCGGCGACGGCGAGCGCTTCGGGTCGGCGGCGGCGATCCTGCTCGGCGACCTCGCTCTCGTGGCGAGCGAGCGCGAGTGGGCGGAGGCCGTCGGCCCGCTGCCCGACGACGTCGCCACGACCGCACGCACCGTGTTCGACCGGATGCGGACCGAGGTGACCGTCGGGCAGTTCCTGGACGTCCTCGCGCAGGCCCTCCCCTGGGGCGACGACGACGGCGACGAGCGACGCGCCCTCGACGTGCTGCGCACCAAGTCCGCGCGTTACAGCGTCGAGCACCCGATCGTGCTCGGTGCCGCGCTCGCGGGCGCCGACGAGTCCGCGCTCGCGGGCTGCCGGGAGGTCGGGCTGCCGCTCGGCGAGGCGTTCCAGCTGCGCGACGACCTGCTCGGGGTGTTCGGCGACCCCGCGACCACCGGCAAGCCGGCGGGCGACGACCTGCGCGAGGGGAAGCGCACCGTGCTCGTCGCGCGCGCACTGCGGAACGCCCGCGCGGCCGGCGACGACGCCACGGTGCACGCGCTCACGAGCGGCCTCGGCGACCGGACGCTCAGCGACGAGCGGGTGCGTTCCCTCGCGGCCACGATCACGGCCACCGGCGCGCCGACCGAGGTCGAGCAGCTCATCGACGACCTCACCGCGCGCGCGTTCGCCGCCCTCGACGCGCGCGGATGGCCCGAGCCCGCTCGCGGGCAGCTCCTCGCGCTGGCGCGCGCGGCGGTCGACCGCCGCGCCTGA
- a CDS encoding RNA polymerase sigma factor, with translation MTSQTPHPALPREFQHPALQELVKRGHTHGSVDTDSVRAACEAAGVEGPKRLRAVVRGLGTAGVTVNDLGSAGRAVAATSAKSRPAAKASVVVDAARAEAPAARPKAAAKPATKAAAKPASTGPKTAAAKAAAAKAAKAAPGDEAVDEAVVLEDVEIEDVVIEDVETPDDEVTATDEEATPVAGAVAAAPAAKEETSTSEDVGFVYSDADDDDAPAQQVVTAGATADPVKDYLKQIGKVALLNAEQEVELAKRIEAGLFAEERLNAGLQLEPKARRELEWIAQDGRRAKNHLLEANLRLVVSLAKRYTGRGMLFLDLIQEGNLGLIRAVEKFDYTKGYKFSTYATWWIRQAITRAMADQARTIRIPVHMVEVINKLARVQRQMLQDLGREPTPEELAKELDMTPEKVVEVQKYGREPISLHTPLGEDGDSEFGDLIEDSEAVVPADAVSFTLLQEQLHQVLDTLSEREAGVVSMRFGLTDGQPKTLDEIGKVYGVTRERIRQIESKTMSKLRHPSRSQVLRDYLD, from the coding sequence GTGACGTCCCAGACCCCGCACCCCGCACTTCCGCGCGAGTTCCAGCACCCGGCGCTGCAGGAGCTGGTGAAGCGCGGGCACACCCACGGCAGCGTCGACACCGACTCCGTGCGCGCCGCCTGCGAGGCCGCCGGCGTCGAGGGCCCCAAGCGCCTGCGCGCCGTGGTCCGCGGGCTCGGCACCGCCGGTGTGACGGTCAACGACCTCGGCTCTGCCGGCCGCGCCGTCGCGGCGACCAGCGCCAAGTCCCGTCCCGCCGCGAAGGCGTCGGTCGTCGTCGACGCTGCTCGTGCCGAGGCCCCCGCCGCGCGGCCGAAGGCCGCGGCGAAGCCGGCCACCAAGGCAGCGGCCAAGCCCGCGTCGACCGGTCCCAAGACGGCCGCCGCGAAGGCCGCCGCCGCCAAGGCCGCCAAGGCCGCGCCCGGTGACGAGGCCGTCGACGAGGCCGTGGTGCTCGAGGACGTCGAGATCGAGGACGTCGTGATCGAGGACGTCGAGACGCCCGACGACGAGGTGACCGCGACGGACGAGGAGGCCACTCCCGTGGCCGGTGCCGTCGCCGCGGCGCCTGCGGCGAAGGAGGAGACGTCCACGTCCGAGGACGTCGGCTTCGTGTACTCCGACGCGGACGACGACGACGCCCCCGCGCAGCAGGTCGTCACGGCCGGTGCCACCGCCGACCCCGTGAAGGACTACCTCAAGCAGATCGGCAAGGTCGCCCTCCTCAACGCCGAGCAGGAGGTCGAGCTCGCCAAGCGGATCGAGGCCGGCCTCTTCGCCGAGGAGCGGCTGAACGCCGGGCTGCAGCTCGAGCCCAAGGCACGCCGGGAGCTCGAGTGGATCGCGCAGGACGGTCGCCGTGCCAAGAACCACCTGCTCGAGGCCAACCTGCGGCTCGTCGTCTCGCTGGCCAAGCGCTACACGGGCCGCGGCATGCTCTTCCTGGACCTGATCCAGGAGGGCAACCTCGGGCTCATCCGCGCGGTCGAGAAGTTCGACTACACCAAGGGCTACAAGTTCTCGACGTACGCGACGTGGTGGATCCGCCAGGCCATCACCCGTGCCATGGCGGACCAGGCGCGGACCATCCGCATCCCGGTGCACATGGTCGAGGTCATCAACAAGCTCGCGCGCGTCCAGCGCCAGATGCTCCAGGACCTGGGCCGCGAGCCCACGCCGGAGGAGCTGGCCAAGGAGCTCGACATGACGCCCGAGAAGGTCGTCGAGGTCCAGAAGTACGGCCGCGAGCCCATCTCGCTGCACACCCCCCTCGGCGAGGACGGCGACAGCGAGTTCGGCGACCTCATCGAGGACTCCGAGGCGGTCGTCCCGGCCGACGCGGTGAGCTTCACGCTCCTGCAGGAGCAGCTGCACCAGGTCCTCGACACGCTGTCCGAGCGTGAGGCGGGCGTCGTCTCGATGCGCTTCGGTCTCACCGACGGCCAGCCGAAGACGCTGGACGAGATCGGCAAGGTCTACGGCG
- a CDS encoding lytic transglycosylase, with protein sequence MTRVATGTGATLALATVAIAVTGTAGHAADTYTVREGDTLSAIAKRTGTNVRALAAGNALADPSRIRVGQVLRLVPATGAAPAPAAAAASGSYTVRTGDTVSAIARAHGTTVPAVVAANGLDARGFIRAGQTLRIPGAASAAPAPAAAAPTGGTYTVRTGDTVSGIARAHGTTVAAVVAANGLDARAFIRAGQRLVVPGAGAATAPAAASTGLVGNTFAGRTYSDKVVASANENKASLLAAGVPSRDQMQAKVAATARSMGVDASLAQAIAFQESGFNHSAVSPANAIGAMQVIPSSGQWASDMVGRQLNLLHPDDNVVAGVAILRSLVRTSPDLPTAIASYYQGASSVQRNGMYADTRRYVANVQTLMTRFR encoded by the coding sequence ATGACCCGCGTCGCGACCGGCACGGGCGCGACGCTCGCGCTCGCCACGGTCGCGATCGCCGTCACCGGCACCGCCGGCCACGCCGCCGACACCTACACCGTCCGCGAGGGCGACACGCTGTCCGCCATCGCGAAGCGCACGGGCACGAACGTGCGGGCGCTCGCAGCCGGCAACGCGCTGGCCGACCCGTCGCGCATCCGCGTCGGACAGGTGCTCCGGCTCGTTCCCGCCACGGGCGCCGCGCCGGCCCCGGCGGCCGCAGCCGCGTCCGGCAGCTACACCGTCCGGACGGGCGACACGGTCTCCGCGATCGCCCGAGCGCACGGCACGACCGTGCCGGCCGTCGTGGCGGCCAACGGCCTCGACGCGCGCGGGTTCATCCGGGCGGGGCAGACGCTCAGGATCCCCGGGGCGGCCAGCGCTGCCCCGGCGCCGGCGGCCGCGGCCCCGACCGGGGGCACCTACACCGTGCGCACCGGCGACACCGTCTCGGGGATCGCCCGGGCGCACGGCACCACCGTCGCCGCCGTCGTCGCCGCCAACGGCCTGGACGCGCGCGCGTTCATCCGGGCGGGACAGCGGCTCGTGGTCCCCGGCGCGGGGGCGGCGACCGCACCCGCGGCCGCGTCGACCGGCCTCGTCGGGAACACCTTCGCCGGGCGCACCTACTCCGACAAGGTCGTCGCCTCCGCCAACGAGAACAAGGCCAGCCTGCTCGCCGCCGGGGTGCCGTCGCGCGACCAGATGCAGGCGAAGGTGGCGGCCACCGCACGGTCCATGGGCGTCGACGCGTCCCTGGCCCAGGCGATCGCGTTCCAGGAGTCCGGCTTCAACCACAGCGCCGTCTCCCCCGCCAACGCCATCGGCGCCATGCAGGTCATCCCGTCGTCGGGCCAGTGGGCCTCCGACATGGTCGGCCGGCAGCTCAACCTCCTGCACCCGGACGACAACGTCGTGGCCGGCGTCGCCATCCTCCGCTCGCTCGTGCGCACGTCCCCCGACCTGCCGACGGCGATCGCGTCCTACTACCAGGGCGCGTCCTCGGTGCAGCGCAACGGCATGTACGCCGACACGCGGCGGTAC
- a CDS encoding DUF4192 domain-containing protein: MDPVILRIDEPRELLAYVPHRLGFRPIESAVAVGLRGARARVGLVVRVDLDDLASPTHGPQLARTLAGHLGQDGATRVLLVTYTERDVGERLADRAAAHLAEACDVPVGPLDALLVTGGSYRCLACPPGCCPPGGRPLDDLRGTRVGAEMVLAGSVVADRREDVARIANANADARRSVARARRRWEAARLRAACRDEAAVAVWRSASLRAWREEVAEGAAPHSAVEGGPDGDEAASVDGSVDRTDAAGAAGGRTTLSRLGRIEAGLADRRVRDAVLVTLVPGTGLLPERSVRSPHPDPADDRLLGEAMARVADPSAGVPPPVTSRRHELVLEEVVAHGRRDAQAPALTLLGLLAWWRGDGARAGLLLERALEHDEAYRLAALLARALGAGLPPGWVRRVP, encoded by the coding sequence ATGGACCCCGTCATCCTCCGCATCGACGAGCCGCGCGAGCTGCTCGCCTACGTGCCCCACCGGCTCGGCTTCCGCCCGATCGAGAGCGCCGTGGCCGTCGGCCTGCGCGGTGCCCGCGCCCGCGTCGGCCTCGTGGTGCGGGTCGATCTCGACGACCTGGCGTCGCCGACGCACGGCCCGCAGCTCGCGCGCACGCTCGCGGGCCATCTCGGCCAGGACGGCGCGACGCGCGTGCTGCTGGTCACGTACACCGAGCGCGACGTGGGGGAGCGCCTCGCCGACCGCGCCGCCGCGCACCTGGCCGAGGCGTGCGACGTGCCGGTCGGGCCGCTCGACGCGCTGCTCGTGACGGGCGGCTCCTACCGGTGCCTGGCCTGCCCGCCGGGGTGCTGCCCGCCGGGCGGGCGACCGCTGGACGACCTGCGCGGCACGCGCGTGGGGGCGGAGATGGTGCTGGCGGGCTCGGTCGTGGCCGACCGGCGTGAGGACGTCGCACGGATCGCGAACGCGAACGCGGACGCGCGGCGGTCGGTGGCCCGGGCGCGACGGCGCTGGGAGGCTGCGCGGCTGCGTGCCGCCTGCAGGGACGAGGCCGCCGTGGCGGTGTGGCGCTCGGCGTCGCTGCGCGCGTGGCGGGAGGAGGTCGCCGAGGGCGCCGCGCCGCACTCCGCTGTCGAGGGCGGGCCGGACGGCGACGAGGCGGCGTCGGTCGACGGCTCCGTGGATCGCACGGACGCAGCAGGGGCGGCGGGCGGACGCACGACCCTCAGCCGGCTCGGCCGGATCGAGGCGGGCCTGGCCGACCGCCGGGTCCGGGACGCGGTCCTCGTCACCCTCGTGCCCGGTACGGGCCTGCTCCCGGAGAGGTCCGTGCGGTCACCGCACCCGGACCCGGCGGACGACCGGCTGCTCGGGGAGGCGATGGCGCGGGTCGCCGACCCCTCGGCCGGCGTGCCGCCACCGGTCACGAGCCGCCGGCACGAGCTCGTGCTCGAGGAGGTCGTCGCGCACGGCCGGCGGGACGCGCAGGCACCCGCGCTCACCCTGCTGGGTCTCCTCGCGTGGTGGCGGGGGGACGGTGCCCGCGCGGGGCTGCTCCTCGAGCGGGCTCTCGAGCACGACGAGGCGTACCGGCTCGCCGCACTGCTGGCGCGTGCGCTCGGGGCGGGGCTGCCACCGGGCTGGGTGCGCCGCGTCCCGTGA
- a CDS encoding universal stress protein, whose protein sequence is MGIVVGYLATPEGRAALDAAVDESRLRSTPVVVVASVRPDAPAEGRAATAEALDRAREELVGLGVQHEVRLLDGGDVADDLITTAEQVDAQLIVLGLRRRSPVGKLILGANAQRVLFDAPCPVLTVKPRG, encoded by the coding sequence ATGGGCATCGTGGTCGGCTACCTGGCGACGCCGGAGGGACGTGCGGCGCTCGACGCGGCGGTCGACGAGTCACGGCTTCGCTCCACGCCCGTGGTCGTGGTCGCCAGCGTGCGGCCCGACGCGCCTGCCGAGGGCCGCGCCGCGACGGCGGAGGCGCTCGACCGTGCCCGCGAGGAGCTCGTGGGCCTGGGCGTCCAGCACGAGGTGCGGCTCCTGGACGGCGGCGACGTCGCCGACGACCTCATCACGACGGCCGAGCAGGTCGACGCCCAGCTCATCGTGCTGGGTCTGCGCCGCCGCAGCCCGGTGGGCAAGCTGATCCTGGGAGCCAACGCGCAGCGGGTGCTGTTCGACGCCCCGTGCCCCGTCCTCACCGTCAAGCCGCGCGGCTGA